The Verrucomicrobium spinosum DSM 4136 = JCM 18804 genome includes a region encoding these proteins:
- a CDS encoding PVC-type heme-binding CxxCH protein, whose protein sequence is MLFPPPRFAVIAALVCASPLFAAPVPIFDGKTFDGWEGETAKVWRIADGTIVGGSMEGNPQNEFLTTKKSYKNFTLQLEYKLVGTEGFVNGGVQFRSKRIPNPPNEMSGFQADIGAGYTGCLYDESRRKKMMATADKNLITSTEKPGEWNKYEIRAEGPRIRIFLNDKLTIDYVEREAGIDADGVIALQIHGNCKAVIAFRDIKLEVLPDALVPSEQEVLNRFGDSPALKTALAPWQGGKFQLGDNEVIALTGQANLVREQKAGELEAILTSSYASREPSFRSMAWEGDTVYEQWRDLNFGSWKGQLDATGATTVLAQFGQVESFDGKARIPEFVSAYHRLLDQFASRTPRLVLISPIPFEKPASPQAPDLTMRNEDVAAYAKAIQDVARHRGAIYVDLFTPLSQRPSGSPRLTDNGLHLNAEGLRTVAKLIATQLGASVSEADNLGPLREAIVEKNRLWFDCWRPANWSFVYGDRITQLFGKAGGDEPSLRESFEKHKPLIAGLDARLHALAKGEKPPEPPAAPEIVQEEKAPLTPEAQLASFTLAEGYEANLFASEIEGVAKPTQFSWDEKGRLWVACSPTYPQAIPGVKPSDYVLVLEDTNGDGRADKSHRFAEGLTMIQGLEPGAGGLYVCDFDQILHFKDTDGDGKADVKQVLYSGFGIGDTHQLVNSICHGPDGSLWFSQGLHAFSRVETEWGLSRLDKAGVWRWNPRTRRMDAFFNGGKAGHNCWGVAFDDYNQVFHKSGDRPVGYYTVPGMAKLADPDEYHPTGALFDTSPKTTAIDFIGTKALPEDIQGCALIGGYFGNVVELHRLKDDGSGFKSEQLPKLLRSSETAFRPVDVSVGPDGAIYLADWFNPVIGHYQASYADPRRDRRHGRIWRITAKGYTPVKQPNLAAMKPTELLEQLRSPERWTRYQAKRLLFDTPTADALKAADALVAGLDLSKAENEHLLMEVCGVYEAHESPSLEVLQKLAAAQDSRVRAYGARVLAAWQDRLPECLALLKKAASDTNPRVRLEAVVAASYFQQPAAVEAAMQVLDQPRDKFLDYALKQSVRGLKPVWKPALAAGQLTFGGSATQVAYVRDLANQGATVEHPGKTIYDALCLNCHQPEGKGLPGIYPPLAGSEWVSGDKAAFIKIVIHGLTGPITVSGQTYGVAAPIPMPPMGLDDQQIAHVATYIRSQFGNSAPAITVDEVKAVRAATEGRTTFWTVQELMSPTAAK, encoded by the coding sequence ATGCTGTTTCCGCCTCCCCGCTTCGCTGTCATCGCCGCACTCGTCTGCGCCAGCCCCCTTTTCGCTGCCCCTGTTCCCATCTTCGATGGCAAGACCTTCGACGGCTGGGAGGGTGAGACGGCAAAAGTCTGGCGGATTGCTGACGGCACCATCGTGGGGGGCTCGATGGAGGGAAATCCCCAAAATGAGTTCCTGACCACCAAGAAGAGCTACAAAAACTTCACCCTGCAGCTGGAATACAAACTGGTGGGCACGGAGGGCTTTGTGAACGGCGGGGTGCAGTTCCGCAGCAAGCGCATTCCCAATCCTCCCAATGAAATGTCTGGCTTCCAGGCGGACATCGGAGCGGGATACACCGGGTGTCTCTACGACGAGTCCCGCCGGAAGAAGATGATGGCCACGGCGGACAAGAACTTGATCACCAGCACGGAAAAGCCCGGCGAGTGGAACAAGTACGAAATTCGCGCCGAAGGGCCACGGATCCGCATCTTTCTGAATGATAAACTGACCATCGACTACGTGGAGCGTGAGGCAGGGATCGATGCCGATGGTGTGATCGCCCTCCAGATCCACGGCAACTGCAAAGCGGTCATCGCCTTCCGGGACATCAAACTGGAGGTGCTGCCGGATGCCCTCGTGCCGTCTGAACAAGAAGTGCTGAATCGCTTTGGCGACTCCCCTGCCCTGAAGACCGCCCTGGCTCCATGGCAAGGGGGCAAATTTCAGCTGGGGGACAACGAGGTGATCGCCCTGACAGGCCAGGCAAATCTGGTCAGGGAACAGAAGGCTGGCGAGTTGGAGGCCATCCTCACCTCGTCCTATGCCAGCCGTGAGCCAAGTTTCCGCTCCATGGCCTGGGAAGGCGACACGGTGTACGAACAATGGCGCGACCTGAACTTCGGTTCATGGAAAGGCCAGCTGGACGCCACGGGAGCCACCACCGTGCTGGCCCAGTTTGGCCAGGTGGAGTCTTTCGATGGCAAAGCCCGCATCCCGGAGTTTGTTTCCGCGTACCACCGTCTGCTTGACCAGTTTGCCTCCCGCACGCCGCGCCTCGTCCTCATCTCCCCCATTCCTTTTGAAAAGCCAGCCTCCCCTCAGGCACCGGATCTGACCATGCGCAACGAAGATGTTGCCGCGTATGCCAAAGCCATCCAGGATGTCGCCCGCCACCGGGGAGCCATTTACGTGGACCTCTTCACCCCCCTTTCCCAGCGCCCCTCCGGATCGCCCCGGCTCACGGACAACGGCCTGCATCTGAATGCCGAGGGTCTGCGGACGGTGGCGAAGCTCATCGCCACCCAACTGGGGGCCAGCGTCAGCGAAGCAGACAACCTCGGCCCGCTCCGCGAGGCCATTGTCGAGAAGAACCGCCTCTGGTTCGACTGCTGGCGTCCGGCCAACTGGTCCTTTGTGTATGGAGATCGAATCACCCAGCTCTTCGGCAAGGCGGGCGGAGACGAGCCTTCGCTGCGCGAGAGCTTTGAGAAACACAAGCCCCTCATCGCCGGTCTGGATGCCCGCCTCCATGCTCTGGCCAAGGGAGAGAAGCCCCCGGAACCACCTGCCGCCCCCGAGATTGTCCAGGAGGAGAAGGCACCGTTGACTCCTGAAGCTCAGCTCGCCAGCTTCACCCTGGCGGAAGGCTATGAGGCCAATCTCTTTGCCTCCGAAATCGAAGGTGTGGCCAAGCCCACCCAATTCTCCTGGGATGAAAAAGGCCGCCTCTGGGTCGCCTGCTCCCCCACCTACCCCCAGGCCATTCCGGGTGTGAAGCCCTCCGACTATGTGCTCGTGCTGGAGGACACCAACGGCGACGGCAGGGCCGACAAGTCCCACCGTTTCGCGGAAGGGCTCACCATGATCCAGGGCCTGGAACCCGGTGCCGGCGGCTTGTACGTGTGCGACTTCGACCAGATCCTCCACTTCAAAGACACCGATGGCGACGGCAAGGCGGATGTAAAACAGGTGCTCTACTCCGGCTTCGGCATTGGGGACACTCACCAACTCGTGAACTCCATCTGCCACGGTCCAGACGGCTCCCTGTGGTTCAGCCAGGGCCTGCATGCCTTCTCCCGCGTGGAGACGGAGTGGGGGCTCTCCCGTCTGGACAAGGCCGGGGTCTGGCGGTGGAATCCTCGAACCCGGCGCATGGACGCCTTCTTCAATGGCGGCAAGGCCGGCCATAACTGCTGGGGCGTCGCGTTTGACGACTACAACCAAGTCTTCCACAAGAGCGGCGACCGCCCCGTGGGCTACTACACCGTTCCCGGGATGGCCAAGCTCGCGGATCCCGACGAGTATCACCCCACGGGAGCCCTCTTCGACACCAGCCCCAAGACCACCGCCATTGATTTCATCGGCACCAAGGCCCTGCCCGAAGACATCCAGGGCTGCGCCCTCATTGGCGGCTACTTTGGAAACGTGGTGGAATTGCACCGGCTTAAGGATGACGGCTCCGGGTTCAAGAGCGAACAACTGCCCAAACTGCTGCGCTCCAGTGAAACAGCCTTCCGCCCGGTGGATGTGAGCGTGGGCCCTGATGGGGCCATCTACCTCGCCGACTGGTTCAATCCTGTCATTGGTCACTACCAGGCCAGCTACGCGGATCCTCGCCGGGACCGCAGACACGGGCGCATCTGGCGCATCACTGCCAAGGGCTATACACCCGTCAAGCAGCCCAATCTGGCGGCCATGAAGCCGACTGAACTGCTGGAGCAACTCCGCTCCCCGGAGCGCTGGACCCGCTATCAGGCCAAGCGCCTGCTCTTTGACACCCCCACTGCCGATGCCCTGAAAGCCGCTGACGCTCTGGTGGCAGGGCTGGACCTGTCCAAGGCTGAAAACGAGCACCTGCTCATGGAAGTCTGCGGCGTGTACGAGGCTCATGAATCTCCGAGCCTGGAGGTGCTGCAAAAGCTTGCCGCTGCCCAGGACAGCCGCGTCCGTGCGTACGGTGCCCGCGTGCTTGCTGCGTGGCAGGATCGTCTGCCAGAGTGCCTGGCCTTGCTGAAAAAGGCAGCCAGCGACACCAATCCCCGAGTGAGACTGGAGGCTGTCGTGGCAGCCAGCTATTTCCAGCAACCCGCCGCAGTGGAGGCTGCTATGCAGGTGCTGGATCAGCCTCGCGACAAGTTCCTGGACTACGCCCTCAAGCAGTCCGTGCGCGGTCTGAAACCCGTCTGGAAACCCGCGCTCGCTGCTGGCCAGCTCACCTTCGGCGGCAGTGCCACCCAGGTCGCGTATGTGCGGGATCTGGCCAACCAGGGTGCCACAGTAGAACATCCCGGGAAGACCATCTATGACGCCCTCTGCCTTAATTGCCACCAACCAGAGGGCAAAGGCCTGCCCGGCATCTATCCCCCTCTGGCGGGGAGTGAGTGGGTGAGCGGCGACAAGGCGGCGTTCATCAAGATTGTCATCCACGGTCTCACCGGCCCCATCACCGTCTCCGGGCAGACTTATGGCGTGGCGGCTCCTATTCCCATGCCCCCCATGGGCTTGGACGATCAACAGATTGCCCACGTCGCCACCTACATTCGCAGCCAGTTTGGCAACAGCGCCCCGGCCATCACGGTGGACGAAGTGAAGGCAGTGCGCGCTGCCACGGAAGGCCGTACCACCTTCTGGACCGTTCAGGAATTGATGTCTCCGACCGCGGCCAAGTAA
- a CDS encoding FAD-dependent oxidoreductase, translated as MKRPTFLTLLACSLSAWAQSPPEAISEADVCVYGGTSGGVAAAVQAARMGKKVLLLEPGRHLGGMTSGGLSAVDIGDPRTVGGIAREYFTRLVAGYGKTLEWDKPFISKGGGPATGGAYSIEPHVAEQVFNDMVKEAGVTVRFDSRLAKAEKDGANIKAIVLEGGQTIRARMYVDTTYEGDLMAKAGVSYTITREGNAKYGETYNGISYDPKYQPRTNHLKPGPTGRVKGGQGVWDRDLPLDPYVVPGDPKSGLLPLLNAGDPGTPGEPAPGVQAYCFRLCLSTAPDRLPISPPTDYDPKRYELVARFIAGCLAMGDDMDLRWFSKHDALPHDKWDFNTATFGGNLPGASWEWPEASYDRRVEIAKEHENYHRGLLHFLATDPLVPEKVRADMKRYGLPTDEFNDNGGWPHQLYIREARRMVSDLVLTEHHTFGRQVAAHSVGLGSYGTDTHEIRRIVKDGVVQREGKTAGGRDGAPPYPIGYSAIVPKASECTNLYVTFALSASHTAFSSIRMEPVFMVTSQSAATAACQALDAGVTVQKVDQAKLREQLLKDKQVLEWKKEWGGSGH; from the coding sequence ATGAAACGCCCCACTTTCCTCACTCTCCTCGCCTGCTCCCTCTCCGCGTGGGCGCAATCTCCACCCGAGGCCATCTCAGAGGCGGACGTCTGCGTTTACGGCGGCACCTCAGGTGGCGTGGCCGCCGCCGTCCAGGCCGCCCGCATGGGGAAGAAGGTGCTGCTGCTGGAGCCAGGCCGCCATCTGGGAGGCATGACTTCGGGTGGCCTCAGCGCGGTGGACATTGGCGATCCTCGAACGGTGGGCGGCATTGCGAGGGAATACTTCACCCGGCTCGTGGCGGGCTATGGCAAGACGCTGGAGTGGGACAAGCCCTTTATCAGCAAAGGAGGCGGCCCCGCCACGGGCGGCGCTTATTCCATTGAACCCCACGTCGCTGAACAAGTGTTCAACGACATGGTCAAGGAGGCAGGTGTGACCGTACGCTTCGACAGTCGGCTCGCCAAAGCAGAGAAAGATGGAGCCAACATCAAGGCAATCGTGTTGGAAGGCGGTCAAACCATTCGCGCCCGCATGTATGTGGACACCACGTATGAAGGCGATCTCATGGCCAAAGCCGGCGTCAGCTACACCATCACCCGGGAAGGCAACGCCAAGTATGGCGAGACATACAATGGTATTTCTTATGATCCAAAGTATCAGCCCCGCACCAACCACCTGAAGCCAGGCCCCACTGGTCGCGTGAAGGGTGGACAGGGTGTCTGGGACCGGGACCTGCCCCTCGATCCCTATGTCGTCCCTGGCGATCCAAAGAGTGGCTTGCTGCCACTGCTGAATGCGGGAGACCCCGGCACTCCTGGTGAGCCCGCCCCCGGTGTCCAGGCCTACTGTTTCCGCCTCTGCCTCAGCACTGCCCCTGACCGGCTCCCCATTTCACCTCCCACTGACTACGATCCCAAACGCTACGAACTCGTGGCCAGATTCATCGCTGGCTGCCTGGCCATGGGGGATGACATGGATCTCCGCTGGTTCTCCAAGCACGACGCCCTGCCCCATGACAAGTGGGATTTCAACACCGCCACGTTTGGCGGCAATCTCCCCGGAGCCAGTTGGGAGTGGCCCGAGGCCTCGTACGATCGACGCGTTGAGATCGCAAAGGAACACGAGAACTATCACCGGGGCCTATTGCACTTCCTGGCCACCGATCCCCTTGTGCCCGAGAAAGTCCGCGCGGATATGAAGCGCTATGGCCTGCCCACAGATGAGTTCAACGACAACGGCGGCTGGCCCCACCAGCTCTACATCCGCGAAGCCCGCCGCATGGTGTCCGACCTTGTGCTGACTGAGCATCACACCTTCGGCCGACAGGTCGCCGCTCATTCCGTGGGCCTGGGCTCCTACGGCACCGACACTCATGAGATTCGCCGCATCGTCAAAGACGGCGTGGTGCAACGAGAAGGCAAGACCGCCGGCGGTCGCGACGGCGCCCCGCCCTATCCGATTGGCTACAGCGCCATTGTGCCCAAGGCCTCAGAATGCACCAACCTCTACGTGACCTTCGCCCTCAGCGCCAGCCACACCGCCTTCAGCAGCATCCGCATGGAGCCCGTCTTCATGGTTACCAGCCAGTCCGCCGCCACCGCCGCCTGCCAGGCACTTGATGCGGGAGTCACCGTGCAGAAGGTGGATCAAGCAAAGCTCCGCGAGCAACTGCTGAAGGACAAGCAAGTGCTGGAATGGAAGAAGGAGTGGGGCGGTTCAGGGCATTGA
- a CDS encoding NUDIX hydrolase translates to MSFTYEYPRAALTVDAVIFGYDASENELRVLLIQRALPPFQGKWALPGGFVRVGESTDEAARRELQEEAGLHKVFLEQLYTFSAPERDPREHVITVAYMALVHLLDHPPQAATDAAQAAWFSLSELPPLAFDHDQILETAHRRIQSKIRYEPIGFELLPPKFTLTQLQHLYEAVLGQVLDKRNFRKKFLAMDLLKDTGEVQQDVAHRAAALWSFDRRRYERLRKEGFNFSL, encoded by the coding sequence ATGAGCTTCACCTACGAATACCCAAGAGCCGCCCTCACGGTGGACGCCGTGATCTTCGGGTATGACGCCTCAGAAAACGAACTGCGCGTCTTGCTCATCCAGCGGGCCCTCCCGCCCTTCCAAGGGAAGTGGGCCCTTCCGGGAGGTTTCGTCCGGGTGGGTGAGTCCACCGATGAAGCGGCACGTCGCGAACTGCAGGAGGAGGCGGGCTTGCATAAGGTCTTTCTGGAACAGCTCTACACTTTCAGCGCCCCCGAGAGAGACCCCCGTGAGCATGTCATCACTGTCGCCTACATGGCCCTGGTGCATCTGCTGGATCATCCTCCTCAGGCTGCGACCGATGCCGCACAGGCCGCGTGGTTCAGCTTGAGCGAACTGCCCCCACTGGCTTTCGATCACGACCAGATCCTCGAGACCGCGCACCGCCGCATTCAGTCCAAGATCCGGTACGAGCCGATCGGCTTCGAGCTTCTTCCCCCCAAGTTTACCCTCACCCAGTTGCAACATCTTTACGAGGCCGTGCTGGGTCAGGTTCTCGACAAACGCAACTTTCGCAAAAAGTTCCTCGCCATGGACCTGCTCAAAGACACAGGCGAAGTCCAACAAGACGTGGCTCATCGTGCCGCCGCCCTCTGGTCCTTTGACCGACGCCGCTACGAACGCCTCCGCAAAGAAGGTTTCAACTTCAGTCTCTAA
- a CDS encoding NADAR family protein, with translation MEPILFYSTKGTYGAFSNFSAHPFVLNNKRWPTTEHYFQAQKFVGTEHEEAIRMIASPMVAARMGRSRQRPLRKDWDSAKDDVMRKALRAKFTQHQDLQSLLLSTGEAQLIEHTKNDSYWADGGDGSGKNRLGILLMELRDRLRSS, from the coding sequence ATGGAACCCATCCTCTTCTACAGCACCAAGGGAACGTACGGCGCGTTCTCCAACTTCTCCGCGCATCCCTTCGTACTAAACAACAAGCGCTGGCCCACCACGGAGCACTACTTTCAGGCTCAGAAGTTTGTCGGCACAGAACATGAGGAAGCGATTCGAATGATCGCCTCCCCCATGGTGGCCGCACGCATGGGCCGATCCCGCCAGCGACCCCTTCGCAAGGACTGGGATTCGGCGAAAGATGACGTCATGAGGAAAGCCCTGCGCGCGAAGTTCACGCAACACCAGGATCTGCAATCCCTCCTCCTGTCCACAGGTGAAGCGCAACTTATCGAACACACCAAAAACGACTCGTACTGGGCCGATGGCGGCGACGGTTCTGGAAAGAACCGTCTCGGCATCTTGCTCATGGAATTGCGAGATCGGCTGCGTTCGTCTTAA
- a CDS encoding RNA 2'-phosphotransferase, translating into MQPSPKPLTQTSKFLSLVLRHKPEEIGLVLDEAGWASTDKLIDACNRHGPGLDLPTLQLLVNTNEKKRFEFNADGSRIRASQGHSVEVDLGYTPQVPPAVLHHGTVEDFLDPIRSQGLVKGERHHVHLSADPAIARIVGTRHGKPVVLTVQASTMHTAGHPFYLSTNGVWLTDHVPARFIDFPS; encoded by the coding sequence ATGCAACCTTCCCCCAAGCCTCTCACTCAAACCAGCAAGTTTCTCAGTCTCGTACTCCGCCACAAACCTGAGGAAATCGGCCTCGTGCTGGATGAGGCAGGCTGGGCCTCGACTGACAAATTGATCGATGCCTGCAATCGTCATGGCCCCGGATTGGACCTCCCCACGCTCCAGCTTCTGGTCAACACCAACGAGAAGAAACGTTTCGAATTCAATGCCGATGGTTCCCGCATCCGGGCCTCCCAGGGACATTCTGTGGAAGTCGATCTGGGCTACACTCCACAGGTTCCGCCCGCCGTGCTCCACCACGGCACAGTGGAAGATTTCCTCGATCCCATACGGTCCCAAGGTCTGGTCAAAGGCGAGCGCCATCATGTTCATCTCTCTGCGGATCCCGCCATCGCTCGCATCGTTGGCACGCGTCACGGCAAGCCGGTCGTTTTGACTGTCCAGGCCAGCACCATGCACACCGCGGGACACCCCTTTTATCTCTCAACCAACGGGGTTTGGCTCACTGACCATGTGCCCGCCCGCTTTATCGATTTCCCCTCATGA
- a CDS encoding TIGR02452 family protein — MTTKISGKRSSRAEMARTTLEALDNGGYTNVRREWVDIKSSLAHAMQGSRGFAPDASLPPVLSRRYTTHVEVRPTSTISALRQLQADGAGHIACLNFASAKNPGGGFLNGALAQEESLAAASGLYPCLLIQPAYYETNRVCGTCLYTDWIIWSPDIPFLRSDDGTWLDAPFTTGVITAPAPNAGAVHRNEPERADEILPTLRRRAQRVLHVAAAEGVDALVLGAWGCGVFRNDPAQVAQVFAELLGPDGPFGGTFQRVVFAIYDSSSGTPVLNAFQAAFPSSPMSAAPKPTVTLYRPVGPAELELISASAWKRFPPRLPDQPIFYPVLNEVYAAQIARDWNVAASGSGHVLKFEIDAVYISRFDRQVVGGSQHEELWVPAEELEEFNDHIVGTIEVVANYGPQ, encoded by the coding sequence ATGACAACCAAGATCTCCGGCAAGAGAAGCTCACGGGCAGAAATGGCCCGCACCACCCTCGAGGCGCTGGACAACGGTGGTTACACCAATGTCCGCCGTGAGTGGGTGGACATCAAATCAAGCCTTGCCCATGCCATGCAAGGCAGCCGGGGCTTTGCTCCCGATGCCAGTCTGCCTCCCGTCCTCAGTAGAAGGTACACTACGCACGTCGAAGTACGGCCAACCAGCACCATCAGCGCCCTGCGTCAGCTTCAGGCAGACGGAGCGGGTCATATCGCCTGCCTGAATTTCGCCAGCGCCAAGAATCCTGGAGGCGGCTTTCTCAACGGTGCCCTGGCTCAGGAAGAATCCCTCGCTGCCGCGTCGGGACTCTATCCCTGTCTGCTCATCCAGCCCGCTTACTACGAGACCAACCGGGTCTGTGGTACCTGCCTCTATACGGACTGGATCATCTGGTCGCCCGACATCCCCTTCCTCCGCAGCGATGATGGCACCTGGCTCGACGCACCGTTCACTACAGGAGTTATCACCGCACCGGCCCCCAATGCCGGCGCTGTGCACCGCAATGAACCAGAACGAGCCGATGAGATCTTGCCGACGTTGCGACGCAGGGCCCAGCGCGTGCTTCACGTCGCCGCAGCAGAAGGCGTGGATGCGCTGGTTCTGGGAGCCTGGGGATGTGGGGTGTTCCGCAATGATCCTGCCCAAGTGGCACAGGTTTTCGCAGAACTGCTCGGACCCGACGGGCCATTCGGGGGAACCTTCCAACGCGTTGTCTTTGCGATCTACGATTCCTCTTCAGGCACTCCCGTGCTGAATGCATTCCAAGCCGCCTTCCCCTCATCCCCAATGAGCGCCGCACCCAAGCCAACCGTCACGCTGTATCGCCCTGTCGGTCCCGCAGAGTTGGAACTAATCTCGGCATCGGCCTGGAAGCGCTTCCCGCCTCGCCTCCCAGACCAGCCGATCTTCTACCCCGTGCTCAATGAGGTCTATGCAGCACAAATTGCCCGGGACTGGAATGTCGCAGCCTCTGGCTCGGGACATGTCCTGAAGTTCGAGATCGATGCCGTGTACATCTCGCGATTCGACCGACAGGTCGTGGGTGGCTCTCAGCACGAAGAACTCTGGGTTCCGGCCGAAGAGCTGGAAGAGTTCAATGACCACATCGTAGGCACCATTGAAGTGGTCGCCAACTATGGCCCCCAATAA